In Rhodothermus marinus DSM 4252, a single genomic region encodes these proteins:
- a CDS encoding PKD domain-containing protein: MHTMKPQRYLLLTALTALTILGLTGCRSTPVEVLGVEGPDSLQVNQSGTFTATINEDAKPPVEFSWDFGDGSSAAGNPVTHAYTEPGTYTVTVTASNRGGKSTSTGSTSVVVYRPPVPAEIISITANPMQPDTRTAVRFSANVRGDQPITYQWNFGDGSTGSGANPTHTYSRPGTYTVTLNVSNNAGSDSRTLSITVRPYEAEYCADVTEMNPVFFDRNSSVLNDAARSALQENLQILQDCPNLSVRVEGWAAPGERNPQQLSTDRARAVEQFYTSNGIPASRITTVSRGRVTGVTSKKEGLAQYRRADTIPVRGGM; the protein is encoded by the coding sequence ATGCACACGATGAAACCCCAACGCTACCTTCTGCTGACCGCGCTGACGGCCCTGACCATTCTGGGCCTGACGGGCTGCCGTTCGACTCCGGTCGAAGTGCTGGGCGTCGAAGGCCCCGACAGCCTGCAGGTCAACCAGAGCGGCACCTTCACGGCCACGATCAACGAAGACGCCAAGCCGCCTGTCGAATTCAGCTGGGACTTCGGGGACGGAAGCTCCGCGGCGGGCAACCCGGTCACGCACGCCTACACGGAGCCCGGCACCTACACGGTGACCGTCACGGCCTCCAACCGGGGCGGCAAGTCCACGAGCACGGGTTCGACCTCGGTGGTCGTCTATCGCCCGCCCGTGCCAGCCGAGATCATCTCGATCACGGCCAACCCGATGCAGCCCGATACGCGGACGGCCGTGCGCTTCAGCGCGAACGTGCGTGGCGACCAGCCCATCACGTATCAGTGGAACTTCGGGGACGGCAGCACCGGCTCGGGTGCCAACCCCACGCACACCTACAGCCGTCCGGGCACCTACACCGTCACGCTGAACGTGTCGAACAACGCGGGCTCCGACTCGCGCACGCTTTCGATCACCGTGCGCCCCTACGAGGCGGAGTACTGCGCCGACGTGACGGAGATGAACCCGGTCTTCTTCGATCGGAACTCGAGCGTGCTGAACGACGCCGCTCGCTCGGCGCTGCAGGAGAACCTTCAGATCCTGCAGGACTGCCCGAACCTGTCGGTGCGCGTCGAAGGCTGGGCCGCGCCGGGTGAGCGCAACCCGCAGCAGCTTTCGACCGACCGCGCCCGTGCCGTGGAGCAGTTCTACACGAGCAACGGCATCCCGGCCAGCCGCATTACTACGGTGAGCCGTGGCCGCGTCACCGGCGTGACGAGCAAGAAGGAAGGACTGGCGCAGTACCGTCGCGCCGACACCATCCCGGTGCGGGGCGGCATGTAA
- the rpsT gene encoding 30S ribosomal protein S20: MAHHKSAIKRIRQNAKRRARNRYYRSWMRTLIKKVRAAQSREEALPLLNQAKSLLDRLVVKGIIHKNKAANYKRKLEKYVNQLA, encoded by the coding sequence ATGGCACACCATAAGTCGGCAATCAAGCGCATTCGTCAGAACGCCAAGCGGCGCGCCCGTAACCGCTACTACCGTAGCTGGATGCGCACCCTGATCAAGAAAGTACGGGCAGCCCAGTCGCGCGAAGAGGCCCTTCCCCTGCTCAATCAGGCTAAGAGCCTGCTCGATCGCCTTGTGGTTAAGGGCATTATACACAAAAACAAAGCCGCAAACTACAAGCGCAAGCTGGAAAAGTACGTGAACCAGCTGGCCTGA
- a CDS encoding AtpZ/AtpI family protein, with protein sequence MKARKKSGEATSSMQEALRALGPYMGLGLQLALGMAFFAVGGYLLDRWLGTLPWLTLVGVVLGLVAIVAKLWQVNALLQRRSRRSGRDAAHEK encoded by the coding sequence ATGAAGGCCCGAAAGAAATCCGGCGAGGCGACTTCCTCCATGCAGGAAGCGCTTCGGGCGCTGGGGCCTTACATGGGACTGGGGTTGCAACTGGCCCTGGGGATGGCGTTTTTTGCGGTCGGGGGCTACCTGCTGGACCGCTGGCTGGGCACATTGCCCTGGCTTACGCTGGTCGGCGTCGTGCTGGGGCTGGTGGCCATCGTGGCCAAGCTCTGGCAGGTGAACGCGCTGCTGCAACGAAGGTCGCGGCGGTCGGGGCGCGACGCGGCTCATGAAAAATAA
- a CDS encoding bactofilin family protein, with protein MSRASGTPAPGQLNLVGEGTVFEGTLRTPHDIRISGKVIGTLYVQGKAIIAAEGVLEGQLHARSADVAGQVQGDLIIEETLLLKDSARVEGRIQTGRLVVEAGAIFDGECRMGKIDRVIETKATPSADKEAATPARDAARARKADVEPGAGA; from the coding sequence ATGAGCCGCGCATCCGGCACGCCGGCACCCGGCCAGTTGAATCTGGTGGGCGAAGGCACCGTTTTCGAGGGGACGCTGCGCACGCCGCACGACATCCGCATCAGTGGGAAGGTGATCGGCACGCTGTACGTGCAGGGAAAGGCGATCATTGCGGCCGAAGGGGTGCTGGAAGGACAGTTGCATGCCCGAAGCGCCGACGTCGCCGGTCAGGTCCAGGGCGATCTGATCATCGAAGAAACGCTCCTGCTCAAGGACTCGGCCCGGGTGGAAGGCCGCATTCAGACCGGACGGTTGGTGGTGGAGGCGGGTGCCATTTTCGACGGCGAATGCCGCATGGGCAAGATCGACCGGGTCATCGAGACGAAGGCGACGCCTTCGGCCGACAAAGAAGCGGCGACGCCCGCGCGGGATGCTGCGCGTGCCCGAAAGGCGGATGTTGAACCAGGCGCCGGGGCATGA
- a CDS encoding M23 family metallopeptidase: protein MWPFFKKLLARWDEEVVVLVVEDAYAGAPVPFTLRPLRLLALIGGSAVLLAAMLVALVLLTPLRELFPGVATEEMRQRARLSSLRVAALEDSLAVQQEYIARLRQLILGEVTPAGEGEARSESPGETGVMLPEAAPTSENWQEHQPPALPVLELAAPTTPNVQPAVLRSDPLLQLQFPVLPPVAGFLTRGFDARSGHYGVDLAVEEGTVVRAIGSGYVIFADWTQAGGFVIIVQHADGYVSVYKHNQRLLKQVGDRVRDREAIALSGNTGEITTGPHLHFELWRHGLAQDPLNYFVIQ from the coding sequence ATGTGGCCTTTTTTCAAAAAGTTGTTGGCGCGCTGGGATGAAGAAGTCGTGGTCCTGGTGGTGGAAGACGCCTATGCCGGAGCGCCCGTGCCCTTTACGCTGCGGCCGCTTCGTTTGCTGGCATTGATCGGGGGAAGCGCGGTGCTGCTGGCCGCCATGCTGGTAGCACTGGTGCTGTTGACGCCGCTGCGCGAGCTATTTCCCGGTGTGGCCACCGAGGAAATGCGGCAGCGGGCCCGGCTGAGCAGTCTGCGGGTGGCGGCGCTGGAGGATTCGCTGGCGGTTCAGCAGGAGTACATTGCCCGATTGCGTCAGCTCATCCTGGGCGAAGTGACCCCGGCCGGGGAAGGCGAGGCGCGGTCGGAGTCGCCCGGCGAAACGGGCGTGATGCTGCCCGAGGCTGCACCGACGTCGGAAAACTGGCAGGAGCACCAGCCGCCCGCGTTGCCCGTGCTGGAACTGGCGGCTCCGACGACGCCGAACGTGCAACCGGCCGTGCTCCGGAGTGATCCGCTGCTGCAGCTTCAGTTTCCCGTGCTGCCGCCGGTGGCGGGCTTTCTGACCCGGGGCTTCGATGCCCGCAGCGGACACTACGGGGTCGATCTGGCCGTGGAGGAGGGCACCGTGGTGCGCGCGATCGGCAGCGGCTATGTGATCTTTGCAGACTGGACGCAGGCGGGCGGATTCGTTATTATCGTACAGCATGCCGACGGCTACGTCTCGGTCTACAAGCACAATCAGCGCCTGCTCAAACAGGTGGGTGATCGCGTGCGTGACCGCGAGGCGATTGCATTGAGCGGCAATACGGGCGAAATTACCACCGGCCCGCATCTGCACTTTGAACTCTGGCGCCACGGACTGGCCCAGGATCCGTTGAACTATTTCGTCATCCAGTGA